One segment of Hippopotamus amphibius kiboko isolate mHipAmp2 chromosome 4, mHipAmp2.hap2, whole genome shotgun sequence DNA contains the following:
- the LOC130851680 gene encoding homeobox protein Hox-C13-like isoform X3, with protein MAADGGGGGRGGGGGGRGGGKCTGPARPAPQGQRGRGRSCPPPFCLWAAARRCLSTEARRQPTGDRAVDRISVYFTRCIQQFTCLQ; from the coding sequence ATGGCGGctgacggcggcggcggcggccgcggcggcggcggcggcggccgcggcggcggcaaGTGCACGGggcccgcccgccccgctccgcaggggcagagggggaggggacgAAGCTGCCCGCCGCCATTTTGCTTGTGGGCTGCCGCCCGCCGTTGCCTCTCCACGGAGGCTAGAAGACAGCCAACTGGAGACAGAGCGGTGGACAGAATCTCCGTCTATTTCACAAGATGCATTCAACAATTCACC